Proteins from a genomic interval of Streptomyces sp. Tu6071:
- a CDS encoding MFS transporter, with the protein MTHTSPDSTAAPGSPAPRSPARRPVRQLAAASVGNAVEWYDWYAYTFLATYLADQVFPKGADNSLVPLLSTFAVFAVGFFMRPVGGLLMGAVADRRGRRAALTVTILLMGGSSLLVALTPTYAAAGLLGPVVLVLARLLQGLSVGGEFAASTTFLVESAGPGRRGLFSSFQYVSTTIGQLIASGVAALLVRVLSDGRMESWGWRLPFVLGAVLSLAGFWIRRGAEETRDAARTAERPPLFEALRRHPRASLLIGGITAGGTLAYYTWTSYLPTYAELNADVAKGDALLASTLALAFFAVLQPLAGLLSDRFGRRPLLLFFGLGFALLCVPLLRLLTGSFVSLLLVSCAGMVLLTGFTSISAAVNAEVFPARVRAAGIGFPYSLTVALFGGTAPYVGTLFKEWGRAGLFPWYVAVLCLVSSAVYLRLPETAHRPLER; encoded by the coding sequence ATGACACACACGTCCCCCGACTCCACCGCCGCCCCCGGCTCCCCCGCACCCCGCTCCCCCGCCCGCCGCCCGGTGCGCCAGCTCGCGGCGGCCTCCGTCGGCAACGCCGTCGAGTGGTACGACTGGTACGCGTACACCTTCCTCGCCACGTACCTCGCCGACCAGGTCTTCCCCAAGGGCGCGGACAACTCGCTCGTCCCGCTGCTCTCGACCTTCGCGGTGTTCGCCGTCGGGTTCTTCATGCGCCCCGTGGGCGGGCTGCTCATGGGCGCGGTCGCCGACCGGCGGGGGCGGCGGGCCGCGCTGACGGTGACGATCCTGCTCATGGGCGGGTCCAGTCTGCTCGTGGCGCTGACCCCGACGTACGCGGCGGCCGGGCTGCTCGGCCCGGTCGTGCTGGTGCTCGCACGGCTGCTGCAAGGACTTTCGGTGGGCGGGGAGTTCGCCGCCTCGACGACGTTCCTCGTGGAGTCGGCCGGGCCGGGCAGGCGCGGGCTCTTCTCCAGTTTCCAGTACGTGTCGACGACGATCGGCCAGCTCATCGCCTCGGGGGTCGCGGCGCTGCTCGTGCGCGTACTGAGCGACGGGCGGATGGAGTCCTGGGGGTGGCGGCTGCCGTTCGTGCTCGGCGCCGTGCTGAGCCTGGCCGGGTTCTGGATCAGGCGGGGCGCCGAGGAGACGCGGGACGCGGCGCGCACGGCCGAGCGCCCGCCGCTCTTCGAGGCCCTGCGGCGCCACCCGCGCGCCTCGCTCCTGATCGGCGGGATCACGGCGGGCGGCACGCTCGCGTACTACACGTGGACGTCGTACCTGCCGACGTACGCGGAGCTGAACGCGGACGTCGCGAAGGGCGACGCGCTGCTCGCCTCGACGCTCGCGCTCGCGTTCTTCGCGGTGCTCCAGCCGCTCGCCGGGCTGCTCTCGGACCGCTTCGGGCGGCGTCCTCTCCTGCTCTTCTTCGGGCTCGGCTTCGCGCTCCTGTGCGTGCCGCTGCTGCGGCTGCTCACCGGCTCCTTCGTCTCGTTGCTGCTCGTGAGCTGCGCGGGGATGGTGCTCCTGACCGGGTTCACGTCGATCTCGGCAGCGGTGAACGCGGAGGTGTTCCCCGCGCGGGTGCGGGCGGCGGGGATCGGCTTCCCGTACTCGCTGACGGTGGCGCTCTTCGGCGGCACGGCCCCGTACGTCGGGACGCTCTTCAAGGAGTGGGGCCGGGCCGGGCTCTTCCCCTGGTACGTCGCGGTGCTGTGCCTGGTCTCCTCGGCGGTGTACCTGCGGCTTCCGGAGACGGCGCACCGTCCGCTGGAGCGCTGA
- a CDS encoding rod shape-determining protein, with amino-acid sequence MAIDLGSARLRLRDQRQAWSAPHVAIVDEEGSLRAWGDEALAMAGRLPPRLRLVRPVAAGAVADLPLAARLLGSALRAASGKSRRLRGAQAVVCVPDHATSLERHVLRQVCKDAGINQVRSVPHSVAAAVGAGVSGSPAGALLVDIGEHRTSASMIALGTALVTRSVKRGAGSVDTWLMRHAREEHALTIGAQVAEEAKLAAALETGARLPVRGQDRDEGLPRVGELTVAEIRAVLRPVYEDVARLVTAVLDASPPELVDDVFERGVLLHGGGARLYGLDAHLRQELSMPVHLVESGADTAVEGAWLLAAEGPVLELA; translated from the coding sequence GTGGCGATCGACCTGGGCAGTGCGCGGCTTCGGCTGCGCGACCAGCGGCAGGCGTGGTCGGCTCCGCACGTCGCGATCGTCGACGAGGAGGGCTCGCTGCGGGCCTGGGGCGATGAGGCGCTCGCGATGGCGGGGCGGCTGCCGCCGCGCCTGCGGCTCGTGCGCCCCGTCGCGGCGGGCGCGGTGGCGGACCTGCCGCTCGCCGCGCGGCTGCTCGGCTCGGCGCTGCGGGCGGCCTCGGGGAAGTCGCGGCGGCTGCGCGGGGCGCAGGCGGTGGTGTGCGTACCGGACCACGCGACGTCCCTGGAGCGGCACGTGCTGCGGCAGGTGTGCAAGGACGCGGGCATCAACCAGGTGCGTTCGGTGCCGCACTCGGTCGCGGCGGCGGTGGGCGCCGGGGTGAGCGGGAGCCCGGCGGGCGCGCTGCTCGTGGACATCGGGGAGCACCGCACGTCGGCGTCGATGATCGCGCTCGGCACGGCGCTCGTGACGCGGTCGGTCAAGCGGGGCGCGGGCAGCGTGGACACGTGGCTGATGCGGCACGCGCGCGAGGAGCACGCGCTCACGATCGGGGCGCAGGTCGCCGAGGAGGCGAAGCTCGCCGCGGCGCTGGAGACGGGGGCGCGGCTGCCGGTGCGGGGGCAGGACAGGGACGAGGGGCTGCCGCGCGTGGGGGAGCTGACGGTGGCGGAGATCCGCGCGGTGCTGCGCCCGGTGTACGAGGACGTGGCGCGGCTCGTCACGGCGGTGCTCGACGCCTCGCCGCCCGAGCTGGTGGACGACGTCTTCGAGCGGGGCGTGCTGCTGCACGGCGGCGGGGCGCGGCTGTACGGCCTCGACGCGCATCTGCGGCAGGAGCTGTCGATGCCGGTGCACCTCGTGGAGTCGGGCGCGGACACGGCGGTGGAGGGGGCGTGGCTGCTCGCCGCCGAGGGGCCGGTGCTCGAACTCGCGTGA
- a CDS encoding GH1 family beta-glucosidase, translating into MTRDERTPVAEGLDYAALPEGFTWGVATAAYQVEGAVAEDGRAPSIWDTFSHTPGKVAGGDTGDVACDHYHRWREDIGLVKELNAGAYRFSVAWPRVVPGGDGPVNAKGLDFYDKLVDGLLAEGIEPFVTLYHWDLPQALQDRGGWPNRETAEHFARYAEVVADRLGDRVKRWATLNEPLCSAWIGHLEGTMAPGFTDIEAAVRTSYHLLLGHGLATQAVRAAAPDAEVGIVFNLNPVDPATGSEGDAAAARRMDGHTNRWWLDPVHGRGFPEDMVDVYGVTLPEQPGDLDTIAQPLDWLGLNYYFPSVVTDDPGGPQPYARAVRRLHVPRTGMDWEIDANGIERMLLRLTEEYGARKIYVTENGSAWPDVVGSDGSVDDPERIRYLEDHLAACARAARKGAPLAGYFAWSLMDNFEWAYGYDKRFGLVHVDYKTQGRTVKSSGRRYAELVAGHRARSRHAA; encoded by the coding sequence ATGACCCGCGACGAAAGGACCCCCGTGGCCGAAGGACTCGACTACGCCGCACTCCCCGAGGGCTTCACCTGGGGCGTGGCCACCGCCGCGTACCAGGTGGAGGGCGCCGTCGCCGAGGACGGCCGGGCCCCCTCGATCTGGGACACCTTCTCGCACACCCCCGGCAAGGTCGCGGGCGGCGACACCGGCGACGTGGCCTGCGACCACTACCACCGCTGGCGCGAGGACATCGGGCTCGTCAAGGAACTGAACGCGGGCGCCTACCGCTTCTCCGTCGCCTGGCCCCGCGTCGTTCCCGGCGGCGACGGACCCGTCAACGCCAAGGGCCTCGACTTCTACGACAAGCTCGTCGACGGCCTCCTCGCCGAGGGCATCGAACCCTTCGTCACCCTCTACCACTGGGACCTCCCGCAGGCCCTCCAGGACCGGGGCGGCTGGCCCAACCGCGAGACCGCCGAGCACTTCGCCCGCTACGCCGAGGTCGTCGCCGACCGCCTCGGCGACCGCGTCAAGCGCTGGGCCACCCTCAACGAGCCGCTCTGCTCCGCCTGGATCGGGCACCTCGAAGGGACCATGGCCCCCGGGTTCACCGACATCGAGGCCGCCGTCCGCACCTCGTACCACCTCCTGCTCGGCCACGGCCTCGCCACCCAGGCGGTCCGCGCCGCCGCGCCGGACGCCGAGGTCGGCATCGTCTTCAACCTCAACCCCGTCGACCCCGCCACCGGCTCCGAGGGCGACGCCGCCGCGGCCCGTCGCATGGACGGCCACACCAACCGCTGGTGGCTCGACCCCGTGCACGGCCGCGGCTTCCCCGAGGACATGGTCGACGTCTACGGCGTCACCCTGCCCGAGCAGCCCGGCGACCTCGACACCATCGCCCAGCCGCTGGACTGGCTGGGCCTCAACTACTACTTCCCGTCCGTGGTCACCGACGACCCCGGCGGCCCCCAGCCCTACGCCCGCGCCGTGCGCCGCCTGCACGTCCCGCGCACCGGCATGGACTGGGAGATCGACGCGAACGGCATCGAACGCATGCTGCTCCGGCTCACCGAGGAGTACGGGGCGCGGAAGATCTACGTCACCGAGAACGGCTCGGCCTGGCCCGACGTCGTCGGCTCCGACGGCTCCGTCGACGACCCCGAGCGCATCCGCTACCTGGAGGACCACCTCGCCGCCTGCGCCCGCGCCGCCCGCAAGGGCGCCCCGCTCGCCGGCTACTTCGCCTGGTCCCTCATGGACAACTTCGAGTGGGCCTACGGCTACGACAAGCGCTTCGGCCTCGTCCACGTCGACTACAAGACGCAAGGACGCACCGTGAAGTCCTCCGGACGCCGCTACGCCGAACTCGTGGCGGGCCACCGCGCCCGCTCCCGGCACGCCGCCTGA
- a CDS encoding carbohydrate ABC transporter permease: MAPPRSFQAIRVVFLTILTVFVALPIFVMITSSLKPLKDVTGQFRWIPSGLTIRPYIDIWKTVPLAHYFSNSLIVAGSATICSVIIAIFAAYAVSRYNFRGKRVFTVSVLSTQMFPGILFLLPLFILFVNVGNATGIPLFGSRLGLIITYLTFSLPFAIWMLIGYFDSVPKELDEAAMVDGCGPLGALFRVVVPAAIPGIVAVAVYAFMTAWGEVLFASVLTNDETRTLAIGLQNYSTLNDVYWNQVMAASLVVSVPVVAGFLLLQKYLVTGLTAGAVK; encoded by the coding sequence ATGGCGCCGCCGCGCTCCTTCCAGGCCATCCGCGTCGTCTTCCTGACGATCCTGACGGTCTTCGTCGCGCTGCCGATCTTCGTCATGATCACCAGCTCGCTGAAGCCCCTCAAGGACGTCACCGGGCAGTTCCGCTGGATACCGAGCGGTCTCACGATCCGGCCGTACATCGACATCTGGAAGACGGTGCCGCTCGCGCACTACTTCAGCAACTCGCTCATCGTGGCCGGGTCCGCCACGATCTGCTCGGTGATCATCGCGATCTTCGCCGCCTACGCGGTCAGCCGCTACAACTTCCGCGGCAAGCGCGTCTTCACCGTCTCGGTGCTCTCCACCCAGATGTTCCCCGGCATCCTCTTCCTGCTGCCGCTGTTCATCCTCTTCGTCAACGTCGGCAACGCCACCGGCATCCCGCTCTTCGGCTCGCGACTCGGCCTGATCATCACGTATCTGACCTTCTCGCTGCCCTTCGCGATCTGGATGCTCATCGGCTACTTCGACTCGGTGCCCAAGGAACTCGACGAGGCCGCCATGGTCGACGGCTGCGGCCCGCTCGGCGCGCTCTTCCGCGTCGTCGTGCCCGCCGCGATCCCCGGCATCGTCGCCGTCGCCGTGTACGCCTTCATGACGGCCTGGGGCGAAGTCCTCTTCGCCTCCGTGCTCACCAACGACGAGACCCGCACCCTCGCCATCGGCCTCCAGAACTACTCGACGCTCAACGACGTCTACTGGAACCAGGTCATGGCCGCGTCCCTCGTCGTCAGCGTGCCCGTCGTCGCCGGCTTCCTGCTGCTCCAGAAGTACCTGGTCACCGGACTCACCGCGGGAGCCGTCAAATGA
- a CDS encoding carbohydrate ABC transporter permease, which yields MTDTLPEAQATPGPVAGPGPVGKKKRRKPILPDRVRRLGLPYLLLLPALLFELLIHMIPMVVGIFMAFKELTQFYIRNWGQAPWAGLDNFKLAVDFDKPVGEALLHSFWVTCAFCVLAVAFCWLIGVAAAIFLQDNFKGRGFLRALFLTPYALPIYAAVITWNFMLQHDNGMVNHVLHDQLHLTDERSFWLIGNNSFISLVVVAVWKTWPFAFLIVMAALQNIPKDLYEAAALDGAGTWQQIRKITLPSLRPVNQVLVLVLFLWTFNDFNTPYLLFGDSAPKNADLISIHIYQSSFVTWNFGTGSAMSVLLLLFLLVVTGLYLIFTSRKKGSDV from the coding sequence ATGACCGACACCCTGCCTGAAGCGCAGGCGACGCCGGGCCCCGTCGCGGGGCCCGGCCCGGTCGGGAAGAAGAAGCGGCGCAAGCCGATCCTTCCCGACCGCGTCCGCCGCCTGGGACTGCCCTACCTGCTGCTCCTGCCCGCCCTGCTCTTCGAGCTCCTGATCCACATGATCCCGATGGTTGTCGGGATCTTCATGGCCTTCAAGGAACTCACCCAGTTCTACATCCGCAACTGGGGCCAGGCCCCGTGGGCCGGCCTCGACAACTTCAAACTGGCCGTCGACTTCGACAAGCCGGTCGGCGAGGCCCTGCTCCACTCCTTCTGGGTCACCTGCGCCTTCTGCGTCCTCGCCGTCGCCTTCTGCTGGCTGATCGGCGTCGCCGCCGCGATCTTCCTCCAGGACAACTTCAAGGGCCGCGGCTTCCTGCGGGCGCTCTTCCTGACCCCGTACGCGCTGCCCATCTACGCCGCCGTCATCACCTGGAACTTCATGCTCCAGCACGACAACGGCATGGTGAACCACGTCCTGCACGACCAGCTCCACCTCACCGACGAGCGCTCCTTCTGGCTCATCGGCAACAACAGCTTCATCTCCCTGGTCGTCGTGGCGGTCTGGAAGACCTGGCCCTTCGCCTTCCTCATCGTCATGGCCGCGCTCCAGAACATCCCCAAGGACCTCTACGAGGCCGCGGCCCTCGACGGCGCCGGCACCTGGCAGCAGATCCGCAAGATCACCCTGCCCTCGCTGCGCCCCGTCAACCAGGTCCTCGTCCTCGTGCTGTTCCTGTGGACGTTCAACGACTTCAACACGCCGTACCTCCTCTTCGGGGACTCGGCACCGAAGAACGCCGACCTCATCTCCATCCACATCTACCAGTCCTCCTTCGTGACCTGGAACTTCGGCACCGGCTCGGCCATGTCCGTGCTGCTGCTCCTGTTCCTGCTCGTGGTCACGGGGCTGTACCTGATCTTCACGTCGAGGAAGAAGGGCTCCGATGTCTAG
- a CDS encoding ABC transporter substrate-binding protein, translated as MRRLRAAAAASLVTTLALTATACGGGSDSGGSDNSSPKTLTYWASNQGASVAVDKKVLTKELAKFTKQTGVKVKLEVIPWSDLLNRILTATTSGEGPDVLNIGNTWSASLQATGALMDWDDAAYKAIGGRDRFVDSAVGSTGAEGKDPAAVPLYSLSYALYYNKKLFADAGIQKPPATWDEFVADGKKLTKGDTWGTALEGSNLSNNIHQAFVLGKQHGADFFDAEGKPTFTSDGAVAAVKQYVDWMGKDKIIAPGNAEYNQNQSLNDFANGKVGMVLWQAADSTFQAHGMKADDYGVAPVPVQSGTPGSGKQTNSMVAGINMAVFKNTKNKDGALKFVKFMTSKEESTFLNKTWGSVPPVKDAQEDPAFNQGGAGAIKDTLLKSATALPQVPNEAQFETAVGTAIKDLWADAAGKKEITTAAVKAALTKAEQQMPK; from the coding sequence ATGCGCAGACTGCGAGCCGCTGCCGCTGCCAGTCTCGTCACGACCCTCGCGCTCACCGCCACCGCCTGCGGCGGCGGGAGCGACAGCGGCGGGAGTGACAACTCCTCGCCCAAGACCCTCACGTACTGGGCCTCCAACCAGGGGGCGAGCGTGGCGGTGGACAAGAAGGTCCTGACGAAGGAACTCGCCAAGTTCACGAAGCAGACCGGTGTCAAGGTCAAGCTGGAGGTCATTCCCTGGTCCGACCTCCTCAACCGCATCCTCACCGCCACCACTTCGGGCGAGGGCCCCGACGTCCTCAACATAGGCAACACCTGGTCGGCCTCGCTCCAGGCCACCGGTGCCCTCATGGACTGGGACGACGCGGCGTACAAGGCGATCGGCGGGCGTGACCGCTTCGTCGACTCGGCCGTGGGCTCCACGGGTGCCGAGGGCAAGGACCCGGCCGCCGTGCCGCTGTACTCGCTGTCGTACGCGCTCTACTACAACAAGAAGCTCTTCGCCGACGCCGGTATCCAGAAGCCCCCGGCCACGTGGGACGAGTTCGTCGCCGACGGCAAGAAGCTCACCAAGGGCGACACCTGGGGCACGGCGCTGGAGGGCAGCAACCTCTCCAACAACATCCACCAGGCGTTCGTCCTCGGCAAGCAGCACGGCGCGGACTTCTTCGACGCCGAGGGCAAGCCCACCTTCACCTCCGACGGCGCGGTCGCCGCCGTCAAGCAGTACGTGGACTGGATGGGCAAGGACAAGATCATCGCCCCCGGCAACGCCGAGTACAACCAGAACCAGAGCCTCAACGACTTCGCCAACGGCAAGGTCGGCATGGTCCTGTGGCAGGCGGCCGACAGCACCTTCCAGGCGCACGGCATGAAGGCCGACGACTACGGCGTCGCGCCCGTCCCGGTCCAGTCCGGCACCCCGGGCTCCGGCAAGCAGACCAACTCCATGGTCGCCGGTATCAACATGGCCGTCTTCAAGAACACGAAGAACAAGGACGGCGCCCTCAAGTTCGTCAAGTTCATGACGAGCAAGGAGGAGTCGACCTTCCTCAACAAGACCTGGGGCTCCGTCCCGCCCGTCAAGGACGCGCAGGAGGACCCGGCGTTCAACCAGGGCGGCGCGGGCGCCATCAAGGACACCCTGCTCAAGAGCGCCACCGCGCTCCCGCAGGTGCCCAACGAGGCCCAGTTCGAGACGGCGGTCGGTACCGCCATCAAGGACCTGTGGGCCGACGCGGCGGGCAAGAAGGAGATCACGACCGCCGCAGTGAAGGCCGCCCTGACCAAGGCCGAGCAGCAGATGCCGAAGTGA
- a CDS encoding ROK family protein → MVQRHRRTVRDLRRGNRAAVLQRLYFDGPMSRQALLPATGLSSGSISNVVTELTADGLLEEAGVVESDGGRPRTLLRVAPGAGYLVGVDIGETKVRTELFDLAMSELSRTETSLTGVGYDVDLIVRAVAEGITAVLAEAGVPADRLLGVGVGVPGIVERPDGEGALVYGQTIGWDAVPLETLLRTATGLPAEVGLFVNNGAKALGQAELWFGGGRGSEDVVIVLFGSGVGACIVTRGAIQGGMHGSPSEWGHLTVNVRGRRCRCGARGCLEAYAGAEALLERWREVGGRLPEGAGEEEGVTALLAAADPTGGGGADPVAVAVLEETAEYLGAGLSDLINLFSPEQVLIGGWAGLQLGPHILQSVRRHADSFALRRPAGKVSIGLGLLGADAVTVGAATLVLADFFANGGRREAPLREEDVVEAGTERRAAHVLGGN, encoded by the coding sequence ATGGTGCAACGGCACAGACGAACCGTGCGTGACCTGCGAAGAGGCAACCGCGCAGCTGTTTTGCAACGGTTGTATTTCGACGGCCCGATGAGCCGTCAGGCACTGCTCCCCGCCACCGGCTTGAGTTCGGGTTCCATCAGCAACGTCGTCACGGAGCTGACGGCGGACGGGCTCCTGGAGGAGGCGGGCGTCGTCGAGTCGGACGGCGGCAGGCCGCGTACGCTGCTGCGCGTCGCGCCCGGCGCCGGGTACCTCGTCGGGGTCGACATCGGTGAGACGAAGGTGCGCACCGAGCTGTTCGACCTGGCGATGTCCGAACTCTCCCGTACGGAGACGAGCCTGACGGGGGTCGGCTACGACGTGGACCTCATCGTGCGGGCCGTCGCCGAGGGGATCACGGCGGTGCTCGCGGAGGCGGGGGTCCCCGCGGACCGGCTGCTCGGTGTGGGCGTCGGCGTGCCGGGGATCGTGGAGCGCCCCGACGGCGAGGGCGCGCTCGTGTACGGGCAGACGATCGGCTGGGACGCGGTCCCGCTGGAGACGCTGCTGCGCACCGCGACCGGTCTCCCCGCCGAGGTGGGTCTCTTCGTCAACAACGGCGCGAAGGCGCTGGGGCAGGCCGAGTTGTGGTTCGGCGGCGGGCGGGGCAGCGAGGATGTCGTCATCGTGCTCTTCGGCTCGGGTGTCGGCGCGTGCATAGTGACCCGGGGCGCGATCCAGGGCGGCATGCACGGCAGCCCGAGCGAGTGGGGACACCTGACCGTGAACGTCCGCGGCAGGCGCTGCCGTTGCGGGGCGCGGGGCTGCCTGGAGGCGTACGCGGGGGCCGAGGCGCTCCTGGAGCGCTGGCGCGAGGTGGGCGGCAGACTGCCCGAGGGGGCCGGCGAGGAGGAGGGGGTCACGGCGCTGCTCGCGGCGGCGGACCCCACGGGCGGGGGCGGGGCCGATCCGGTGGCCGTCGCGGTCCTGGAGGAGACCGCCGAGTACCTCGGCGCGGGGCTCTCCGACCTCATCAACCTCTTCAGCCCCGAGCAGGTCCTGATCGGCGGCTGGGCGGGGCTGCAACTCGGCCCGCACATCCTCCAGTCGGTACGCCGCCACGCCGACAGCTTCGCGTTGCGGCGTCCGGCGGGGAAGGTCTCGATCGGCCTCGGGCTGCTCGGCGCGGACGCGGTGACGGTCGGCGCGGCGACGCTCGTGCTGGCCGACTTCTTCGCCAACGGAGGGCGCAGGGAGGCCCCGTTGCGGGAGGAGGACGTCGTCGAGGCGGGGACCGAGCGGCGGGCGGCGCACGTCCTGGGCGGCAACTAG
- a CDS encoding NAD(P)-dependent oxidoreductase, producing the protein MRITVFGASGRAGRAFLHAAARAGHECAAVVRDPERLAGAPAARIVRGEPFEEGKVGEALAGADAAVIAYALRGGRRNVPLYSRGTRTIVDAMRRARVPRLLVLSEAAYGPHTAGPLNRTVSALYRATARPVIRQREEQDAIIAASGLDWTIVRPVILVEGPAHGHRRAPFTPHHARAPRTTYADLAHVLLDALDDPATYRRDLYP; encoded by the coding sequence ATGCGGATCACGGTCTTCGGTGCCTCCGGCCGCGCCGGTCGCGCCTTCCTGCACGCCGCCGCGCGCGCCGGGCACGAATGCGCGGCCGTCGTGCGCGACCCGGAACGGCTCGCCGGGGCTCCTGCCGCGCGGATCGTCCGCGGCGAGCCCTTCGAGGAGGGCAAGGTGGGCGAGGCGCTGGCGGGGGCCGATGCCGCCGTCATCGCCTACGCGCTGCGCGGCGGGCGGCGCAACGTGCCGCTGTACTCGCGCGGCACGCGCACCATCGTGGACGCGATGCGCCGGGCGCGGGTGCCCAGGCTCCTGGTGCTCTCGGAGGCGGCGTACGGCCCGCACACGGCGGGGCCGCTCAACCGCACCGTCTCGGCGCTGTACCGGGCGACGGCCCGCCCCGTGATCCGGCAGCGCGAGGAGCAGGACGCGATCATCGCGGCGAGCGGCCTGGACTGGACGATCGTGCGCCCGGTCATCCTCGTGGAGGGCCCCGCGCACGGGCACCGCAGGGCGCCCTTCACGCCGCACCACGCGCGTGCGCCGCGCACGACGTACGCGGACCTCGCGCACGTCCTGCTCGACGCGCTGGACGACCCGGCGACGTACCGGCGCGACCTCTACCCCTGA
- a CDS encoding 2'-5' RNA ligase family protein: MPATPSTAEPAPADWGDRVGDTSLSIRVPAADALVTTGFPAHVSVLHPFVPRASLGPASRAALAALVAAHPPFTLRFTRFGHFPGVLHLAPEPHPVLHELSAALRRAWPGALPYRGLFGPEGLPPHLTLATHAAPGTDRAVYGPLEERYGSALPLHAEVTRLSLTVYTPEGTWREESALSLGGERAGGERGAG; this comes from the coding sequence GTGCCCGCGACACCCTCCACCGCCGAGCCCGCCCCCGCCGACTGGGGCGACCGTGTGGGCGACACCTCGCTCAGCATCCGCGTCCCGGCGGCCGACGCGCTCGTCACGACCGGCTTCCCGGCCCACGTCAGCGTCCTGCACCCCTTCGTGCCGCGCGCCTCGCTCGGCCCGGCCTCCCGCGCGGCGCTCGCCGCCCTCGTCGCCGCGCACCCGCCCTTCACCCTGCGCTTCACGCGCTTCGGGCACTTCCCCGGCGTCCTGCACCTCGCCCCCGAGCCGCACCCGGTCCTGCACGAGCTGTCCGCCGCCCTGCGCCGGGCCTGGCCCGGAGCGCTCCCGTACCGGGGCCTGTTCGGCCCCGAGGGGCTCCCGCCCCACCTCACCCTCGCCACGCACGCCGCGCCCGGCACCGACCGCGCGGTCTACGGGCCGCTGGAGGAGCGGTACGGGTCGGCGCTCCCGCTGCACGCCGAGGTGACCCGGCTCAGCCTCACCGTGTACACGCCGGAGGGGACGTGGCGGGAGGAGAGCGCCCTGTCCCTCGGGGGCGAGCGGGCCGGGGGCGAGCGGGGCGCGGGCTGA
- a CDS encoding NAD(P)/FAD-dependent oxidoreductase: protein MARPRILVVGAGFAGVGCVRRLERRIPPGRAEITLVAPFSYQLYLPLLPQVASGVLTPQSVAVSLRRSQKHRTRILPGGAIGVDPEKKICIVQKVTGEIVDEPYDILVLTPGSITRTFDIPGLTENARGMKTLAEAAYVRDHVIAQLDLADASEDEEERASRLQFVVVGGGYAGTETAACLQRLTTSAVKRYPRLDPSLIKWHLIDIAPKLMPELGDELGKAALDVLTQRGIEVSLGVSIAEAGPEKVTFTDGRTLPCRTLIWTAGVAASPLMATLERETVRGRLAVTPELTVPGLDGVFALGDAAAVPDLTKGEGAICPPTAQHAMRQGRIAADNVLATILHQPLHPYVHKDLGLVVDLGGHDAVSRPLGINLSGVPAQAVARGYHWSALRTGVAKTRVLTNWMLNALAGDDFVRTGFQDQKAGTLKEFEHTDVYLTPDQIREHTAPLHAVH, encoded by the coding sequence GTGGCACGACCCAGGATTCTCGTAGTGGGCGCCGGTTTCGCCGGGGTGGGGTGCGTCCGCAGGCTCGAACGCCGCATCCCACCGGGCCGGGCGGAGATCACTCTCGTCGCGCCGTTCTCGTACCAGCTCTACCTGCCGCTGCTCCCGCAGGTCGCCTCCGGCGTCCTCACCCCGCAGTCCGTCGCCGTCTCGCTGCGCCGCAGCCAGAAGCACCGCACCCGCATCCTGCCCGGCGGCGCGATCGGCGTGGACCCGGAGAAGAAGATCTGCATCGTCCAGAAGGTCACCGGGGAGATCGTCGACGAGCCGTACGACATCCTCGTCCTCACCCCCGGCAGCATCACCCGCACCTTCGACATCCCCGGGCTCACCGAGAACGCGCGCGGCATGAAGACGCTCGCCGAGGCCGCCTACGTCCGCGACCACGTCATCGCGCAGCTCGACCTCGCCGACGCGAGCGAGGACGAGGAGGAACGCGCCTCGCGCCTGCAGTTCGTCGTCGTCGGCGGCGGCTACGCGGGCACCGAGACCGCCGCGTGCCTCCAGCGCCTCACCACGAGCGCGGTCAAGCGCTATCCGCGCCTCGATCCCTCGCTCATCAAGTGGCACCTCATCGACATCGCGCCGAAGCTCATGCCCGAGCTGGGCGACGAGCTGGGCAAGGCCGCGCTCGACGTCCTCACCCAGCGCGGCATCGAGGTGTCGCTCGGCGTCTCCATCGCCGAGGCGGGCCCCGAGAAGGTCACCTTCACGGACGGCCGCACCCTGCCCTGCCGCACCCTCATCTGGACCGCGGGCGTCGCGGCCAGCCCGCTCATGGCGACGCTGGAGCGCGAGACGGTACGGGGCAGGCTCGCCGTCACCCCCGAGTTGACGGTCCCCGGGCTCGACGGCGTCTTCGCGCTCGGCGACGCCGCCGCCGTCCCCGACCTCACCAAGGGCGAGGGCGCCATCTGCCCGCCCACCGCGCAGCACGCCATGCGCCAGGGCCGCATCGCCGCCGACAACGTCCTCGCCACGATCCTCCACCAGCCCCTGCACCCGTACGTCCACAAGGACCTCGGCCTCGTCGTCGACCTCGGCGGCCACGACGCGGTCTCCCGCCCGCTCGGCATCAACCTCAGCGGTGTCCCCGCGCAGGCCGTCGCCCGCGGCTACCACTGGTCCGCGCTGCGCACGGGCGTCGCGAAGACCCGCGTCCTCACCAACTGGATGCTCAACGCGCTCGCGGGCGACGACTTCGTCCGCACCGGCTTCCAGGACCAGAAGGCAGGCACGCTCAAGGAGTTCGAGCACACGGACGTCTACCTCACCCCGGACCAGATCCGCGAACACACGGCGCCGCTCCACGCCGTGCACTGA